A region from the Chromatiales bacterium genome encodes:
- a CDS encoding integrase family protein yields the protein MNLNKAVIESIEPPEKGQRVEIKDARTPGLILRVTDKGTRTFSLYRRVRGVPKRIKLGTWPAMTVEQARRRAIEYLAEIESGGDPVERRKREQLQREAERARLVTLREAFETYLNTHTLKPKTVKNYREAFGATYKDWEPLPLQAITKDMVEQRHRERGKVSPAGADAAARVLRAVFNDAADRFTDEDGNPVAPVNPVGRLSSARSWHKPARRKTWIKPHQLAAWWEAVDHLKGERVTAGAPVARDLLKFLLLTGLRLNEGARLEWSRVDLAGGTFEIVDTKNREPLVLPLSDYLVKLLQTRARLNEDEGSLFVFPGPSGHFKALRRWAAIVADESGVPFIPHDLRRTFITTAESLDISAYAIKRLVNHKQGDDVTAGYMGHSVERLRIAMQRITDELLRQADATGHERHTSESDHDQPKEEAQ from the coding sequence TTGAATCTGAACAAGGCGGTGATTGAGTCCATTGAGCCACCCGAGAAGGGGCAGCGAGTGGAGATCAAGGACGCCCGCACGCCCGGCCTCATTCTCCGCGTCACCGACAAGGGCACCCGCACCTTCTCCCTCTATCGCCGCGTTCGTGGCGTACCCAAGCGAATCAAGCTCGGCACCTGGCCGGCGATGACCGTCGAGCAGGCCCGCCGGCGTGCTATCGAGTACCTGGCCGAGATCGAGTCCGGCGGTGACCCGGTGGAGCGCCGGAAGCGGGAGCAGTTGCAGCGTGAGGCCGAGCGGGCCCGCTTGGTGACGCTCCGGGAAGCCTTCGAGACCTACCTCAATACCCACACCCTCAAGCCCAAGACCGTCAAGAACTACCGCGAGGCGTTCGGCGCCACGTACAAGGATTGGGAGCCCCTGCCGTTGCAGGCCATCACGAAAGACATGGTGGAGCAGCGGCACCGGGAGCGCGGCAAGGTGTCCCCGGCCGGGGCTGACGCCGCGGCCCGGGTCCTGCGGGCGGTGTTCAACGATGCGGCCGACCGGTTCACGGACGAGGACGGGAATCCCGTCGCCCCGGTGAATCCAGTGGGCCGCCTGTCGTCTGCCCGGTCCTGGCACAAGCCGGCTCGCCGCAAGACGTGGATCAAGCCGCACCAGCTGGCTGCCTGGTGGGAGGCTGTCGACCACCTCAAGGGCGAGCGCGTGACTGCCGGGGCCCCGGTCGCCCGGGATCTGCTCAAGTTCCTGTTGCTCACCGGCCTCCGGTTGAACGAGGGCGCCCGCCTCGAATGGTCCCGGGTTGACCTGGCCGGCGGCACCTTCGAGATCGTGGACACCAAGAACCGCGAGCCCCTGGTGCTGCCTCTCTCCGATTACCTGGTGAAGCTGCTGCAGACTCGTGCCCGGCTGAACGAGGACGAGGGGAGCCTGTTCGTGTTCCCCGGCCCGAGCGGTCACTTCAAGGCCCTGCGGCGATGGGCGGCCATCGTCGCGGATGAATCCGGGGTGCCGTTCATTCCCCACGATCTGCGTCGCACGTTCATCACCACGGCTGAATCGCTGGATATTTCAGCCTATGCGATCAAGCGGCTGGTGAATCACAAGCAGGGCGACGACGTGACCGCCGGCTATATGGGGCACTCCGTCGAGCGGCTGCGCATCGCCATGCAGCGCATCACCGACGAGCTGCTGCGGCAGGCTGATGCCACTGGTCACGAACGGCACACTTCCGAAAGTGACCACGATCAACCCAAGGAGGAAGCCCAATGA
- a CDS encoding DUF2058 domain-containing protein: MANSLMDQLLKAGVASEKQAKKVKHEKRAGKGGKKGQQASPAAQADAAALAARQAAAEKAERDRQLNLERKAAAEQKALAAQVRQLIAQNRLPREGAGDAYHFTDGRMLKSLPVTPAQRAQLARGQLDIVRDGEAYELVSAEVAEKIRARDASRVMARPAAESELDADDPYAGYEVPDDLIW, from the coding sequence ATGGCGAACTCATTGATGGACCAGCTCCTCAAGGCGGGCGTGGCCAGCGAGAAGCAGGCGAAGAAGGTCAAGCACGAGAAGCGGGCGGGCAAGGGCGGCAAGAAGGGCCAGCAGGCCTCGCCCGCGGCGCAGGCCGACGCGGCCGCGCTGGCTGCCCGCCAGGCGGCCGCCGAGAAGGCCGAACGCGACCGCCAGCTCAACCTGGAGCGCAAGGCGGCGGCCGAGCAGAAGGCCCTGGCCGCCCAGGTGCGCCAGCTCATCGCGCAGAACCGCCTGCCGCGGGAGGGAGCCGGCGACGCCTATCACTTCACCGACGGCAGGATGCTGAAGTCACTGCCGGTCACCCCTGCCCAGCGCGCCCAGCTCGCCCGCGGCCAGCTGGACATCGTGCGCGACGGGGAGGCCTACGAACTGGTGTCGGCCGAGGTGGCCGAGAAGATCCGCGCCCGCGACGCCAGCCGCGTCATGGCCCGCCCGGCCGCCGAGTCGGAACTCGACGCGGACGACCCCTACGCCGGCTACGAGGTGCCGGACGACCTGATCTGGTGA
- a CDS encoding ABC-F family ATPase, whose protein sequence is MISTANITMQFGARPLFENVSIKFGTGNRYGLIGANGCGKSTFMKILGGDLEPSAGQVMLEPNARLGKLRQDQFAFEDMKVLDVVIMGHTELWAAKAERDRLYSLPEMSQEDGLAAAEVEMLFAEMDGYTAESRAGDLLLGLGIPLEQHDGPMSAVAPGWKLRVLLAQALFSDPDVLLLDEPTNHLDINTIRWLEGVLTARNSTMIIISHDRHFLNSVCTHMADLDYGEIRLYPGNYDDYMFASTQARERLQADNAKKKAQIAELQAFVSRFSANASKARQATSRARQIEKIELNEIKPSSRVSPYIVFEQHKKLHRQAVTVKELTKAYAGEKPLFEDFGMQVEAGERIAIIGPNGIGKTTLLRCLAGDLAPDAGEIKWTDAAELGYFAQDHARDFAEDTNLYDWMAQWTKGGEQAIRSALGRMLFSNDDIQKSVKVISGGEQGRMLFGKLTLQRPNVLLMDEPTNHLDMESIEALNLALENYPGTLIFVSHDREFVSSLATRILDMEADGITDFSGNYEDYLRSKGLH, encoded by the coding sequence TTGATCTCCACCGCAAACATCACCATGCAGTTCGGCGCCAGGCCGCTGTTCGAAAACGTCTCCATCAAGTTCGGCACCGGCAACCGCTACGGCCTGATCGGCGCCAACGGCTGCGGCAAGTCCACCTTCATGAAGATCCTGGGCGGCGACCTCGAGCCCAGCGCCGGCCAGGTCATGCTGGAGCCCAACGCGCGCCTGGGCAAGCTGCGCCAGGACCAGTTCGCCTTCGAGGACATGAAGGTGCTGGACGTGGTGATCATGGGACACACCGAGCTGTGGGCCGCCAAGGCCGAGCGCGACCGCCTGTATTCCCTGCCGGAGATGAGCCAGGAGGACGGCCTGGCCGCCGCCGAGGTGGAGATGCTGTTCGCCGAGATGGACGGCTACACCGCCGAGTCCCGCGCCGGCGATCTGCTGCTCGGTCTGGGCATCCCGCTCGAACAGCACGACGGCCCCATGAGCGCCGTCGCCCCGGGCTGGAAGCTGCGCGTGCTGCTCGCCCAGGCCCTGTTCTCCGATCCCGACGTGCTGCTGCTCGACGAGCCCACCAACCACCTGGACATCAACACCATCCGCTGGCTGGAAGGCGTGCTCACCGCGCGCAACAGCACCATGATCATCATCTCGCACGACCGACACTTCCTGAACAGCGTCTGCACCCACATGGCCGACCTGGACTACGGCGAGATCCGGCTGTATCCGGGCAACTACGACGACTACATGTTCGCCTCCACCCAGGCGCGCGAACGCCTGCAGGCCGACAACGCCAAGAAGAAGGCGCAGATCGCCGAGCTGCAGGCCTTCGTCAGCCGTTTCTCCGCCAACGCCTCCAAGGCGCGACAGGCCACTTCGCGCGCCCGCCAGATCGAGAAGATCGAACTCAACGAGATCAAGCCCTCCAGCCGCGTGAGTCCCTACATCGTCTTCGAGCAGCACAAGAAGCTGCACCGCCAGGCGGTCACCGTGAAGGAACTCACCAAGGCCTATGCCGGCGAGAAGCCGCTGTTCGAGGACTTCGGCATGCAGGTCGAGGCCGGCGAACGCATCGCCATCATCGGCCCCAACGGCATCGGCAAGACCACCCTGCTGCGCTGCCTGGCCGGCGACCTCGCGCCCGACGCCGGCGAGATCAAGTGGACGGATGCCGCCGAACTCGGCTACTTCGCCCAGGACCACGCCCGCGACTTCGCCGAGGACACCAACCTCTACGACTGGATGGCGCAGTGGACCAAGGGCGGCGAACAGGCCATACGCAGCGCGCTCGGCCGCATGCTGTTCTCCAACGACGACATCCAGAAGTCCGTCAAGGTCATCTCCGGCGGCGAACAGGGCCGCATGCTCTTCGGCAAGCTCACTCTGCAGCGCCCGAACGTACTGCTCATGGACGAACCCACCAATCACCTCGACATGGAATCCATCGAGGCGCTGAACCTCGCCCTGGAGAACTACCCCGGCACGCTGATCTTCGTCAGCCACGACCGCGAGTTCGTCTCCTCGCTGGCCACCCGCATCCTCGACATGGAGGCCGATGGCATCACCGACTTCAGCGGCAACTACGAGGATTATCTGCGCTCGAAAGGGCTGCACTGA
- a CDS encoding VOC family protein produces MSEPAYLGIHHASVLVADTARALAFYHDLLGMPVADDRPDLGFPGAWLVIGDQQIHLLECPNPDPAERPPHGGRDRHTALRVRDLEAIVTRLEAAGWPYTRSRSGRAALFCRDPDGNTLEMVAGA; encoded by the coding sequence ATGAGCGAACCGGCCTATCTCGGCATCCATCACGCCAGCGTCCTGGTGGCGGACACCGCCCGCGCGCTGGCCTTCTACCACGACCTGCTGGGCATGCCCGTGGCCGACGACCGCCCGGACCTCGGCTTTCCCGGCGCCTGGCTCGTGATCGGTGACCAGCAGATCCACCTGCTCGAATGCCCCAACCCCGACCCGGCCGAGCGCCCCCCGCACGGCGGCCGCGACCGCCACACGGCGCTGCGGGTGCGCGACCTCGAGGCCATCGTCACCCGCCTGGAGGCTGCCGGCTGGCCCTACACCCGCAGCCGCTCCGGCCGCGCCGCGCTGTTCTGCCGCGACCCGGACGGGAATACGCTGGAGATGGTGGCGGGGGCGTGA
- the dapC gene encoding succinyldiaminopimelate transaminase, translated as MNPDLDRLQPYPFQKLAALKQGTQPPAALEHIALSIGEPKHPTPSLISEALLEHLHGLASYPVTKGSDALREAIAGWLTRRFDLPAASIDPARHVLPVNGTREALFAFAQAVVDRSRDALVLMPNPFYQIYEGAALLAGATPWFLNCSADNGYRPDFDAVPDAIWDRCQLLYLCSPGNPTGAVLDEATLAGLIERAERHDFLIASDECYSELYPDESAPPAGLLGAAARAGVTDYRRCVVFHSLSKRSNAPGLRSGFVAGDAAVLEQFHQYRTYHGCAMPPPTQAASIAAWNDEAHVRANRELYRQKFAAMLEVLSPVLEVSAPDAGFYLWPRTPIADTDFARGLYDRHNVTVLPGSFLSREAHGSNPGANHVRMALVAPLDECHEAAARIRDYIESL; from the coding sequence ATGAACCCCGATCTCGACAGACTCCAGCCCTACCCCTTCCAGAAACTGGCCGCCCTCAAGCAGGGCACGCAGCCCCCGGCCGCGCTGGAGCACATCGCCCTGTCCATCGGCGAGCCCAAGCACCCGACGCCCAGCCTGATCAGCGAGGCCCTGCTGGAACACCTGCACGGGCTGGCGAGCTATCCCGTGACGAAGGGCAGCGACGCCCTGCGCGAGGCCATCGCCGGCTGGCTCACCCGCCGCTTCGACCTGCCGGCCGCGAGCATCGACCCGGCCCGCCACGTGCTGCCCGTGAATGGCACCCGCGAGGCCCTGTTCGCCTTCGCCCAGGCGGTGGTGGACCGCTCCCGCGACGCCCTGGTGCTCATGCCCAACCCCTTCTACCAGATCTACGAGGGCGCGGCCCTGCTGGCCGGCGCCACGCCCTGGTTCCTCAACTGCAGCGCGGACAACGGCTACCGCCCCGACTTCGACGCCGTGCCGGACGCCATCTGGGACCGCTGCCAGCTGCTGTACCTCTGCTCGCCCGGCAACCCCACCGGCGCGGTGCTCGACGAGGCCACGCTCGCCGGCCTGATCGAACGGGCCGAACGCCACGACTTCCTCATCGCCTCCGACGAGTGCTATTCCGAGCTCTATCCGGACGAGTCCGCCCCGCCGGCGGGCCTGCTGGGCGCCGCCGCCCGCGCGGGCGTTACGGACTACCGCCGCTGCGTGGTCTTCCACAGCCTGTCCAAGCGCTCCAACGCGCCGGGCCTGCGCTCGGGCTTCGTCGCCGGCGATGCCGCCGTGCTCGAACAGTTCCACCAGTACCGCACCTACCACGGCTGTGCCATGCCCCCGCCCACCCAGGCCGCGAGCATCGCCGCCTGGAACGACGAGGCCCACGTGCGCGCCAACCGCGAGCTCTACCGCCAGAAGTTCGCCGCGATGCTCGAGGTCCTCTCGCCGGTACTCGAGGTGAGCGCGCCGGATGCCGGCTTCTACCTCTGGCCGCGCACGCCCATCGCCGACACCGACTTCGCCCGCGGCCTCTATGACCGCCACAACGTCACCGTGCTGCCGGGCTCGTTCCTCTCGCGCGAGGCGCACGGCAGCAACCCGGGCGCGAACCACGTGCGCATGGCCCTGGTGGCGCCGCTGGACGAATGCCACGAGGCGGCCGCGCGCATCCGCGACTACATCGAATCCCTGTAA
- the dapD gene encoding 2,3,4,5-tetrahydropyridine-2,6-dicarboxylate N-succinyltransferase: MSDIQTTIEEAFERRAEITPRNVETHVKDAVLEAIELLDSGKARVAEKKGGNWVVNEWLKKAVLLYFRIEDNEFIKGGFTNYYDKVPSKYADMSSREFREGGARVVPPATARKGSYIASGTVLMPSYVNIGAYVDSGTMVDTWATVGSCAQIGKNVHLSGGVGIGGVLEPLQAAPTIIEDNCFIGARSEIVEGVIVEEGSVISMGVYIGQSTKIYDRETGEIHYGRVPAGSVVVSGNLPSKDGKYSLYCAVIVKKVDEKTRGKVGINELLRDI; the protein is encoded by the coding sequence ATGAGCGATATCCAGACCACCATCGAAGAGGCCTTCGAGCGCCGCGCCGAGATCACCCCGCGCAACGTCGAGACCCACGTGAAGGACGCCGTGCTCGAGGCCATCGAACTGCTGGACTCCGGCAAGGCCCGCGTCGCCGAGAAGAAGGGCGGCAACTGGGTGGTGAACGAGTGGCTGAAGAAGGCCGTGCTGCTCTACTTCCGCATCGAGGACAACGAGTTCATCAAGGGCGGCTTCACCAACTACTACGACAAGGTGCCCTCCAAGTACGCCGACATGAGCTCGCGCGAATTCCGTGAAGGCGGCGCCCGCGTCGTGCCGCCCGCCACCGCGCGCAAGGGCTCCTACATCGCCTCCGGCACCGTGCTCATGCCCTCCTACGTCAACATCGGCGCCTACGTCGACTCCGGCACCATGGTCGACACCTGGGCCACCGTCGGCTCCTGCGCCCAGATCGGCAAGAACGTGCACCTCTCCGGCGGTGTCGGCATCGGCGGCGTGCTCGAGCCCCTGCAGGCCGCGCCCACCATCATCGAGGACAACTGCTTCATCGGCGCCCGCTCCGAGATCGTCGAGGGCGTCATCGTCGAGGAAGGCTCGGTCATCTCCATGGGCGTGTACATCGGCCAGTCCACCAAGATCTACGACCGCGAGACCGGCGAGATCCACTACGGTCGCGTCCCGGCCGGCTCGGTGGTCGTCTCCGGCAACCTGCCCTCCAAGGACGGCAAGTACAGCCTCTACTGCGCCGTCATCGTCAAGAAGGTCGACGAAAAGACCCGCGGCAAGGTCGGCATCAACGAACTGCTGCGCGATATCTGA
- a CDS encoding ArsC family reductase codes for MTVLFGIKNCDTVKKACKWLDAHGVDYRFHDFRADGLDEALLLGWVSELGWETLVNRRGTTWRQLPAGARESIDEAAAIALMLEHPALIKRPVLDLGERRVVGFSDQTYADLFA; via the coding sequence GTGACTGTCTTATTCGGCATTAAAAACTGCGATACTGTGAAGAAGGCCTGCAAGTGGCTGGACGCGCACGGTGTCGACTACCGCTTTCATGACTTTCGCGCCGACGGGCTCGACGAGGCCCTTCTGCTCGGCTGGGTGAGCGAGCTCGGCTGGGAGACACTGGTGAACCGGCGCGGTACCACCTGGCGCCAGCTGCCGGCCGGGGCGCGCGAGTCCATCGACGAGGCCGCCGCCATCGCACTCATGCTCGAACACCCCGCGCTCATCAAGCGCCCGGTGCTGGACCTCGGCGAGCGCCGCGTGGTCGGCTTCTCGGACCAGACCTACGCCGACCTGTTTGCGTGA
- the dapE gene encoding succinyl-diaminopimelate desuccinylase: MTATLDLAIDLIRRPSVTPKDEGCQDVLIQRLEGLGFRAEKLRFGDVDNLWLRRGDSGPLFCFAGHTDVVPPGPLEKWDSPPFAPEVRDGMLYGRGAADMKGSIAAMTTAVERFVAAHPGHTGSIAFLITSDEEGPSINGTVKVVEVLEARNEKIDWCLVGEPSSTTKVGDVIKNGRRGSLSGTLTVYGRQGHVAYPHLAENPIHRLAPALAELAAQEWDQGNEFFPPTTFQVSNLNAGTGANNVIPGEAVALFNFRFSTETTEAELKQRVHDILDRHGLRYDLEWTLSGHPFLTPEGELVEAAVAAIREQTGTDTELSTAGGTSDGRFIAPTGAQVLELGPLNATIHQRNEHVRVEDLDTLSAIYEGILERLLPG, from the coding sequence ATGACCGCCACCCTCGACCTCGCCATCGACCTCATCCGCCGCCCCTCCGTCACGCCGAAGGACGAAGGCTGCCAGGACGTGCTGATCCAGCGCCTGGAAGGCCTCGGCTTCAGGGCCGAGAAGCTGCGCTTCGGGGACGTGGACAACCTCTGGCTGCGCCGGGGCGACAGCGGGCCGCTGTTCTGCTTCGCCGGCCACACCGACGTGGTCCCGCCCGGCCCGCTGGAGAAGTGGGACAGCCCGCCCTTCGCCCCCGAGGTCCGCGACGGCATGCTCTACGGGCGCGGCGCGGCCGACATGAAGGGCAGCATCGCCGCCATGACCACCGCGGTGGAACGCTTCGTCGCCGCGCACCCCGGGCACACCGGCTCCATCGCCTTCCTCATCACCAGCGACGAGGAAGGCCCCTCGATCAACGGCACGGTGAAGGTGGTCGAGGTGCTGGAGGCGCGCAACGAGAAGATCGACTGGTGCCTGGTGGGCGAGCCCTCCAGCACCACGAAGGTCGGCGATGTGATCAAGAACGGCCGGCGCGGCTCGCTCTCGGGCACCCTCACCGTCTACGGCCGCCAGGGCCACGTGGCCTACCCGCATCTGGCGGAAAACCCCATTCACCGGCTCGCCCCGGCACTGGCCGAGCTGGCCGCGCAGGAATGGGACCAGGGCAACGAATTCTTCCCGCCCACCACCTTCCAGGTCTCCAACCTCAATGCCGGCACCGGCGCCAACAACGTCATCCCGGGCGAGGCCGTGGCGCTCTTCAATTTCCGCTTCAGCACCGAGACCACCGAGGCCGAACTCAAGCAGCGCGTGCACGACATCCTGGACAGGCACGGCCTGCGCTACGACCTGGAATGGACCCTCTCCGGTCATCCCTTCCTCACCCCCGAAGGCGAACTGGTAGAGGCCGCCGTCGCCGCCATCCGCGAGCAGACCGGCACCGACACCGAGCTCTCCACCGCCGGCGGCACCTCCGACGGCCGCTTCATCGCCCCCACCGGCGCCCAGGTCCTGGAGCTCGGGCCCTTGAACGCCACCATCCACCAGCGCAATGAACACGTGCGGGTGGAAGACCTGGATACCCTGAGCGCGATCTACGAGGGGATACTGGAGCGGTTGCTGCCGGGCTGA
- a CDS encoding CYTH domain-containing protein, translating into MAREIERKFLVRHDGWKSGVSHQVHYRQGYLASDGRVSIRVRVSDVQAHLNIKSATLGVERLEYEYPIPLDEAHELLDRLADGPLIEKTRYEVPLGAHTWEIDVFEGDNQGLVVAEIELSSPDEDFEHPDWLGDEVSHDPRYYNVCLVRHPYRDWQD; encoded by the coding sequence ATGGCACGCGAGATCGAACGCAAGTTCCTGGTGCGGCACGATGGCTGGAAGTCCGGCGTCAGCCATCAGGTACATTACCGCCAGGGCTACCTGGCCAGCGACGGGCGTGTCTCCATCCGGGTGCGGGTCTCCGACGTGCAGGCCCATCTCAACATCAAGAGTGCCACGCTGGGCGTGGAGCGCCTCGAATACGAATACCCCATCCCGCTCGACGAGGCCCACGAACTCCTCGACCGTCTTGCCGACGGCCCGCTGATCGAAAAGACCCGCTACGAGGTTCCGCTTGGTGCGCATACCTGGGAGATCGACGTCTTCGAGGGTGACAACCAGGGGCTGGTGGTCGCCGAGATCGAACTGTCCTCGCCCGACGAGGACTTCGAACATCCCGACTGGCTGGGCGACGAGGTCTCGCACGACCCGCGTTATTACAACGTCTGCCTGGTCAGGCACCCGTATCGCGACTGGCAGGACTGA
- a CDS encoding ketoacyl-ACP synthase III, which produces MMYARITGTGSFLPEKVLTNQDLEKMVDTSDEWIQERTGIRKRHIAVDGETTCDLAEQAARRALEMAGRRPEDVDLVIVATTTPDRVFPSTACLLQQRLDIHGCAAFDVQAVCTGFVYALSVADKFIRTGAARCALVVGAETLSRILDWNDRTTCVLFGDGAGAVVLEASEEPGILSTHLHADGSYESLLTVPYGVSTGYDKLLQSEAYIHMKGNEVFKIAVNTLGRIVDETLAANDMDKSDIDWLIPHQANIRIIAATARKLKMSMDHVVVTVGDHGNTSAASVPLALDAAVRDGRVKKGETLLMEAFGGGFTWGSALLRF; this is translated from the coding sequence GTGATGTACGCACGCATAACGGGAACGGGCAGCTTTCTGCCGGAAAAGGTGTTGACCAACCAGGATCTGGAAAAGATGGTCGACACCTCGGACGAATGGATTCAGGAGCGTACCGGTATCCGCAAGCGCCACATTGCCGTGGACGGCGAGACCACCTGCGATCTGGCCGAACAGGCCGCGCGCCGCGCCCTGGAGATGGCCGGGCGTCGCCCCGAGGACGTCGATCTCGTCATCGTCGCCACCACCACGCCCGACCGCGTCTTTCCCAGCACGGCCTGCCTGCTGCAGCAGCGCCTGGACATCCACGGCTGTGCCGCCTTCGACGTGCAGGCCGTCTGCACCGGTTTCGTCTACGCCCTGAGCGTGGCCGACAAGTTCATCCGCACCGGCGCCGCGCGCTGTGCCCTGGTGGTCGGTGCCGAGACACTCTCGCGCATCCTCGACTGGAACGACCGCACCACCTGCGTGCTGTTCGGCGACGGGGCCGGGGCCGTGGTGCTCGAGGCCAGCGAGGAGCCGGGCATACTCTCCACCCACCTGCATGCCGATGGCAGCTACGAGAGCCTGCTGACCGTGCCCTATGGCGTCAGCACCGGCTACGACAAGCTGCTACAGAGCGAGGCCTACATCCACATGAAGGGCAACGAGGTCTTCAAGATCGCCGTGAACACCCTCGGGCGGATCGTCGACGAGACGCTGGCGGCCAACGACATGGACAAGTCCGATATCGACTGGCTGATCCCGCACCAGGCGAACATCCGCATCATCGCCGCCACGGCACGCAAGCTGAAGATGTCCATGGACCATGTCGTCGTCACGGTAGGCGATCACGGCAATACCTCGGCGGCCTCCGTGCCGCTGGCGCTGGATGCCGCCGTACGCGACGGGCGCGTGAAGAAGGGCGAGACCCTGCTGATGGAGGCCTTCGGCGGCGGTTTCACCTGGGGTTCCGCGCTGCTGCGCTTCTAG
- the plsX gene encoding phosphate acyltransferase PlsX — MPSVYTVALDAMGGDFGPDVVVPAALNALGHHDDLALILVGDETALRARLDAEKAAPADRLRIHHASQVVEMGEPPAQALRNKKDSSMRVAINLVKAGEADACVSAGNTGALMATARYVLKTLPGIDRPAIATSIPSMHGHTHMLDLGANVDCTAEHLYQFAVMGSVLTSAVDSNPAPRIGLLNVGQEAIKGNDVVKEAGRLLEASELNYIGFVEGDDIYLSDVDVVVCDGFVGNISLKTSEGVAKMVSQHLKSGFKKNLFTRIAALFALPVLNSFRQRFDPRRYNGASLLGLQGIVIKSHGGADVFSFENAIKIARMEAEKNVPQQIDKKLETLLTERHTE; from the coding sequence ATGCCTTCCGTATACACAGTGGCCCTGGATGCAATGGGTGGTGATTTCGGCCCCGACGTGGTCGTGCCCGCCGCCCTGAATGCCCTTGGGCACCACGACGATCTCGCGCTGATCCTCGTCGGCGACGAGACGGCACTGCGTGCCCGTCTCGATGCCGAGAAGGCGGCCCCGGCCGATCGCCTGCGCATCCATCATGCATCTCAGGTGGTGGAGATGGGCGAGCCGCCGGCCCAGGCCCTGCGCAACAAGAAGGACTCCTCGATGCGCGTGGCCATCAACCTGGTCAAGGCAGGCGAGGCGGATGCCTGCGTCAGCGCCGGCAACACCGGCGCGCTGATGGCCACGGCGCGCTACGTGCTCAAGACCCTGCCGGGTATCGACCGCCCGGCGATCGCCACCTCCATCCCGTCCATGCACGGACACACCCACATGCTCGACCTGGGTGCGAACGTCGATTGCACGGCCGAACACCTCTACCAGTTCGCCGTCATGGGCTCGGTGCTCACCAGCGCGGTAGACAGCAATCCGGCGCCGCGCATCGGCCTGCTCAACGTGGGCCAGGAGGCCATCAAGGGCAACGACGTGGTGAAGGAGGCAGGACGCCTGCTGGAGGCGAGCGAACTCAACTACATCGGCTTCGTGGAGGGGGATGATATCTACCTCAGCGATGTGGACGTGGTAGTCTGCGATGGTTTCGTCGGCAATATCTCGCTGAAGACCAGCGAAGGCGTGGCGAAGATGGTCTCGCAGCATCTGAAGTCCGGCTTCAAGAAGAACCTCTTCACCCGCATCGCCGCACTGTTCGCCCTGCCGGTGCTGAACTCGTTCCGCCAGCGCTTCGATCCGCGCCGTTATAATGGCGCCAGCCTGCTGGGGCTGCAGGGCATCGTGATCAAGAGCCATGGTGGCGCCGACGTGTTTTCGTTCGAGAATGCCATCAAGATCGCCCGCATGGAGGCGGAGAAGAACGTGCCACAGCAGATCGACAAGAAACTCGAAACCCTTTTGACGGAAAGACATACCGAGTGA
- the rpmF gene encoding 50S ribosomal protein L32, which yields MAVQQRRKTRSRRGMRRSHDALSAPALSIDPTTGETHLRHHITPDGFYRGRQVIKNAVELDDEE from the coding sequence ATGGCTGTACAACAACGACGCAAGACTCGTTCCCGCCGCGGCATGCGCCGTTCCCACGATGCGCTGAGCGCCCCGGCGCTTTCCATCGACCCGACCACGGGTGAGACGCATCTGCGCCATCACATCACTCCGGATGGCTTCTATCGCGGCCGCCAGGTGATCAAGAACGCGGTGGAGCTCGACGACGAAGAATAA
- a CDS encoding DUF177 domain-containing protein, producing the protein MNPFRLADTGRRLEGRLALSRLVRLVPALSSDAGEVRVRLEFGRDMQGIALIHGQLETVLTLQCQRCMQPMPYPVSEEFTVAVVETDAEAEMVQAHYDPLLVEDESLMLADLIEDELLLEMPLAPMHQELQDCVGRDLREFDPESVGEPVEEKDNPFAVLKTLKPN; encoded by the coding sequence GTGAACCCGTTCCGTCTGGCCGACACCGGCCGCCGTCTGGAAGGGCGGCTTGCCCTGTCCCGGCTCGTGCGCCTGGTCCCGGCGCTGTCATCCGATGCAGGCGAGGTGCGGGTACGGCTCGAGTTCGGCCGCGACATGCAGGGGATTGCGCTCATCCACGGGCAGCTGGAGACGGTCCTCACGCTCCAGTGTCAGCGCTGCATGCAGCCCATGCCGTATCCGGTGAGCGAGGAATTCACCGTCGCGGTGGTCGAGACCGATGCCGAGGCGGAGATGGTGCAGGCGCACTACGATCCGCTGCTGGTCGAGGACGAGTCTTTGATGCTCGCCGACCTGATCGAGGACGAGCTGCTGCTGGAGATGCCGCTGGCACCCATGCACCAGGAGTTGCAGGACTGCGTGGGTCGAGACCTTCGGGAATTCGACCCCGAGAGTGTCGGCGAGCCGGTTGAAGAAAAGGACAACCCGTTCGCCGTGTTGAAAACGCTGAAACCGAATTAA